The Paenibacillus spongiae nucleotide sequence TGTACTGCCGGATCTGAAGGCGCTGGAGGCATCCACGAATAAGTGGCATTTAGCAAGTGAGGATCCTGAACAATGGACGATTCATGTCATTGGCATCAAGCCCTCATGGAATGGACGGATGTTCGACAAGATGGTTGATTACCTATGTCCAGAAGTGACGGATTGCTTCATTGAGCTGACTTATGAACGGACAAAACGTCAGTTTCCGGAATATTGGGGGACGACCATCAAAGGCTTCTTCGGAGATGAAACAAGCTTTGAAAATTTTGGCTCTTACGATGTTCTATTCGGTGAAGACACCCCTTGTTTTCCTTGGTCGCGTGTATTGCGGGACACCTTCATGGAGTCGAAAGGCTACGATCTCATAGACTTGATTGAATCGCTGTGGTTTGATTCCGGCGAGAAGACGTCCGAGATCCGAGTCGATTTCATGGACCATATCACGCAGCTTTTCTCCAATAATTTCTTCAGACGCATTCAGCAATGGTGTCACTTGAACGGCGTACAATTCATCGGCCATATCGTCGAGGACAATCACGCACACATGCATCATGGATACGGAGTCGGTCATTTCTTCCGCACGACGAAACACTTCGACATGGGCGGTTACGATTTCGTGCTGCGACAGCTCGATTCGGAGCAGAAGCAATCCCCTTATGAGGAATATTTCCCGCAATTCAAAACTTATCGCGATGGGCCATATCCCGACTTCTTCCACTATACGCTGGCCAAGTTGGCGCAGTCCGCTGCTCATCTGGAAGTGGGCACCAGTCTTGTTATGTGCGAGAATTTCGGAGCTTACGGCTGGGATATCGGGCTGCGGGAGATGAAATGGCTAACCGACTGGATGACGGCTCGCGGCACAAACTGGTATGTGCCCCATGCCTTTTCCCCGATTTTTCCTGACCCGGACTGCCCGCCTCATTTTTATGCTGGCGGCAATAACCCGCAATGGCCTTATTTTAGACAATGGGGAGATTACGCGAATCGGTCCTGTCTTATGCTGCGGGATGCCAATCACGTTGCGTCGATCGCCGTTCTTTACCCTGCAGAATCGCATTGGGCGGGAGATCAAGACGCACTTGACGGCGTATGCAAAACATTGATGCAAAATCAGTATGACTTCGATATCCTGTCGATGGATTTACTGATGGACACCCAGCGTTGTGTGCTGGAAGATGATTCTTTGCGCATTCGCAACGAACGGTTTAATATGGTCATTTTGCCGAGAATACACACGTTACCGCTGCGCGTCTTGAACCGACTGCAAGCGTTTATCGCCTCAGGAGGCAAAGTTGTCTCCATTGATCACGCTTTCGAGAATGGTACGACCGTCGAGCTTCAACAACTAGCTGGACTGTTATCAGAGACATTGAGGCCCGGCATTGAAACGACGATATCTTTCCCTGAACTGCGCTTTTGCCATTATCGGAAGGACGGTCTCGATATCTTTTTCCTGAACAATGAGAGCGTCGATGAAATGTTCGAAGATCTTGTCGGATTCCCTGTAAGCGGTGTTCCCGAACGTTGGACGCCGATGGATGGAAAGATTGAGAAACTGCCGCTCTATGATCGGACTGAAGCACGGGTCCGCGTACCTGTTCGTTTGGGCCCGTACGAGGCTTATTTCATCGTCTTCAAGCCGGGCGATGAAGAGGGTGGATTCCATTTGACGACGAAAGACGTTCTGCCGAGCGAGTGGCATGAAGTCGTTCGGGGAGAGGATGAGAACATCTATATCGTTAAGCCTCACGCGGCTCGATCCGTGGATAATTGGAGCGTCACAGCTATCGGTAGTCCGTTACAACAGGCGAGGAATCCTGCAACGGAGTCTATTCGTGGCTTAGGCAATTGGCATGGAATCAGTGGAATGGAGACATTCAGCGGCAGCGTCGTATACGAGGCTTCTTTTTCGATCGAATCCACGGAGCTTCGATATCGGATAGACCTCGGGGAAGCGGGTGAAATCGCTAATATCGAAATAAATGGACAGAACCTGATACCGAGAATATGTCCTCCCTATCGTTGGGAGCTGCCGCCAGAACTCTTGAAGCATCAAGTGAATCACCTTCGCGTAACGGTGACAAACACTCTTGGTCCCTATTTTACGGAGGATCATTTTCGCAGAGATGTTCCTGCGCCTTCCGGCTTGATCGGTCCGGTGACGTTAACAGCCTATGAGCGAAACAAAATCAAGTAAAGTTGAACAAATGATTCATTGCAGGAAACAATGAAGGGAGAGGATAACATGAAAATTGCACAAAATCAGGTGATTGAACTGGCGTTTGTCTCCAAGAAAACGTATGAAAACCCTTACCGCCACGTTCAGATCAGCATGATCGTCGAGGAAGAGGGCGGTTCGAGAACGGTGCCCGGGTTTTGGGACGGAGGACAATCGTGGAAGATCAGGTATTCATCCGCCCGAACGGGATCGTTCCGTTATCGGACGATATGTTCAGACGCTTCCAACCCTGACCTGCATGGGCAGGAAGGACGAATGGACATTACGCCTTATACCGGCAGCAATCCTCTGTACCGTCATGGTCCCGTCAGAAAAAGCGGCGATAACCGATATCTCGAGCATGAAGACGGCAAGCCTTTTTTCTGGTTGGCGGATACGTGGTGGATGAGCTTAACTAAACGGATAAAGTGGCCGGAAGAGTACAAAGAGATGGCGTCCGACCGTGTAAACAAAGGGTTTTCGGTTATCCAGATCGTGGCAGGCTTGTACCCGGATATGCATCCATTCGACGAGCGCGGAGCTAATGAGGCCGGCTTCCCCTGGAACAGTGATTTTACGGAGGTCAACCCGGCGTATTTCCAGAAAGCGGACGAAAGAATAGCGGCTTTGGTGGAAGACGGTTTAATGCCATGTTTGGTGGGGAGTTGGGGATTTTACCTCGATTTCGCCGGTGAAGCGGCCATGAAGAGGCATTGGGATTACCTGATTGCACGTTACGGGGCTCTTCCGGTCGTCTGGTGCATCGCAGGAGAAGCGTCCATGCCGTTCTATCAAAATCCGAATTTAGGCAATAAGGAGAAAATGGCTGAATACGAGGTCGCAACCCGCCGAGGATGGACGGAAGTTACCCGTTATGTCAAAGAACGCGATCCATATGGCCGTATGATCACTATCCATTCCACACAATACGGTCATAAAGAGGTGGACGATCCGTCGCTGCTCGATCTAGACATGCTGCAAACGGGGCACAGCAGCTTTACAAGCATTCCCAATACCATTACAACGATTCGGAATTCTGTCGCCAGAAAGCCGCGGTTGCCCGCCATCATTGCGGAAGTCTGTTACGAAGGAATCGGCGGAAGCAGCTATCACGATATTCAGCGGTTTTTCTTCTGGTCAAGCGTGTTAAGCGGAACTTGCGGACATACTTACGGAGCCAACGGAATTTGGCAGATCAATGGTACGGATGAGCCTTATGGTCGCTCCCCTTACGGCAAAAGCTGGGGCAATCTTCCATGGAATGAAGCTTACCGGTTGCCGGGTTCTCTACATGTGGGGCTTGGAAAAAAATTGCTCGAACGATACCGCTGGTGGAAATTCGAATCTCATCCGGAGTGGGTGGAACAGCATGCGGATGATCATCGTTTCGTCGCCTCGTACGCAGCGGGAATTCCGGGCGAGGTAAGGCTTATTTTCCTGCCGTTCCTGGAAGGCTTGCTGTGGGGGGGAGTGTTGGTTAAGCAGATCGAGCAGGATTCCCGTTATCGGGCGTATTATTACGACCCTATCTCGGGTGAAGACCATGATTTGGGCAAGGTCGTTCCGAACGAGCAAGGTGAGTGGCGCTCCGGCGCCACAACCGCATTCCAAGACTGGGTACTCGTACTCGAGAAAGAGGCTTGAGCCATGCAACGAATCGCGCCCGGTTTATATAAATAGAAGAGAAAACAGCGATGGTCAAAAGAGGTTAATTTGTAGCTGTTCTGGTCCTTTCAGTGATGCTTATTGTTTCCGCTTGCAGCAGCAGCGGGGAAGAGTCCGCCAATTCAGGCGGTCCACCAAGTGCTCGGCTTCGGGCGGGGAAGCGGAAGGGGATCCGTATTGGGGCCAATACGAGCCCGGGATCGAGATTTCCACGGTTACAGCTTCAGGAAACGGGGCAACTGGTAGATTTGTCGGAAATAATTTATGACAAGAACATACTTTCCTTAAAAGTCGCGTAGTTGCGACTTTTTTTATTTAAGGACGCAAGTTCACAACAACATACCTCCTTAACCGCGGCAGCAGTTGTTTGATAATATAAAGGAAACAAGGTGCTATTAATGATGATATTCTTATTTATTGGAATTTACTTTATGCCCGTTTTAGGCACCTTATACTGCGGAAGTTTTCTGGAGTGGATAAATTTTCGCACTTATAGTTTGGACGATCACGATCTGTATTTTTCTATAAACAACTAGGTTTGATTTAACGGGGAACGATTGTTCAACAAACAAAATTATTGGGTTGGAGAGTGCATTAATGGTGGAAAAATATCCAGAAAATTATTTTGAACACTTTATTTTTTGCTTAAAAACTACGAACAAACAACAAAATGAGGAAGGTTTTACGGAGTTAGCAAAATTATATATTGAAATCGAGGGTATTGATGTATTTTCGGAATTGATTAAAGAGATCCAACTGATTGGTGCAAACAATGATTGGGGTTATTTTGAAAAAACAGCTCAAGAGTATGAATTGGATAATATGGACCTTGAAAATATAAAAAAACTGGCTGAAATCGCTAGTAAAATTTATAGCACTTAACGCTTCGGGAAACAAAAAGGGGTCAAGTATATGATATATGCAAGATTTTGGGGTTGATTCGGTTTTCGGAGAAACGAATCGAATTATCACTTACTATCTAAAACAGGAGGTACCATATGAGTTCCATTCTTAACGTTATAGAAAAGCTAAAGTTGAACGTCTCGAATATAGAAGATGTTCCAGAGTCATTTAGTTCAGATGTATACAAACTTACTCTTGCTAGCGGAGAAAACGTTTATGTAAAAATTCCATTTAACAAGGATAAACTATTCCGTGAATTTCAGATGCTAGAAACATTAAAGGGTATCATACCTGTTCCTAAGGTACTGGATATTTGGTACGGGGATGAAAGTACTACCGGGGCATTGATTCTTTCAGCAATTCAAGGCATGCCTTGTACGGGAGACATTGATGAGAAACTCTCTTATCAAATTGGCGTGTATCATGCTATGCTCCATGAGGTTAAAACTCCTGGGTATGGTTACCTTGTAACCGATGGTTTTAAGTTACTTGACCAAAATAATTGGAGATTACATATCAAAAGTAATTTTGAAAAGTGGAAAGAGCCATGCAAAGAGATTCTCGACTCAAAATTGTATGAAAGATGTATTCTTCACTTTGATGGAGTTTTCTCTGCTTTACCGGATCCTGACGGACCATGCATTGTTCACCTGGATTTTAGACCAGGTAATATATTGGTGAATGGTAACGAGGTTGCTGGCATTATTGATTTCGAGAGTGCCCGTGGCGGATCGTCGGAAATAGATTTTACAAAAGTCAATCGATTTATTTGGGAAGTCAATCCGAGAACAAAGATACCGTTCATTGAAGGTTATCAATCGATTCGACCTATGTTGGCTCTGGAAAGAGTGCTGCCATTTTATGATATTTACGATGCTTTCAGCGCAGTTGTTTGGTGTAAAAACAGAGGAATTGAAAAAAACCAAACGTTCCTTCAGGAAAATATTCTTACTTTAAGGAATTCGGTGGGTTATTGAGCATAGTTGTTTAGATTTGATAGGGCAGGCCATCCCACAAAGGATGGCCTTTAAACTTGCCGTTACAGATAGCGCGGAGAACCGTATCACAACTAAATGTGAATATATCATGATAATCTGCTCCAGTAATTGAGGCGGAACAATGGATTTGTTGCACCCCCAATACTACAGTCCATCATCATGTCTACTTACATATTTATGAATTATATCTAGAAAAACCAATTTAGTCATGTGACAAAACTAATGACAACGGTCACTATTCGTCCAGACTTTTCTTATCTATAATAGCTGAATGGGCAATTCACTAAGGAGCGAGCATGAATGGAACCAATGGTTACGAATAAAGTCACAGGTGAACAAATTACATTTTTAGAAACAGCAAAGGAGACGAACGGTGAATATTTACTAATTGAAGTCGCGCTACCCCCACATGGCGATGGTCCACCCTTACATATTCATGATCGATTCGAAGAGGAGTTTGAAGTGATCTCTGGTAAGCTCACCGTAACCTTAGGCAAAACAAAGTACGTGTTAGAAGCAGGAGATCGTCGCATTGCCCCGATCAAAACGCCTCACACATTTACAAACGATGATGATGAGCCTGTTGTATTCCGCGTTCGATTAACGCCGCCAAGCAAGTTTGAGCAGTCTGTTCGCATTCATTACGGGCTCATGGCCGATGGATTAACAGATGAGAAAGGCACCCCCAAATCACTCGCCCAGACCGCATTAATTTTAACATTACAAAACACACTGATCGTTGGTATTCCACTCTGGCTGCAACGTTGTTTCTTTGGAGTAATCGTCAAACGTGCCCGTAAAAAAGGCGTGTATGCAGTTCTCGAAAAGTACACGGGAGAGAAGTTGTGAATGAGATTAACTGACCTGTGCATAGGGGCAAATAAGATTTCATTCACCGAAGCTCATTCGGTTGTTCGATAGCATAACAGATCGTAATAGCAATGTCATCGGGCTCTATTTGGATTAACTCAGTAACGAAAGGAATAGTAGTATGAAAAATAGAAAAGGCATCTTCTCTTTGCTGGCGGCCGTTACGCTATTGCTGCCGCTGATTGGAGCGTTGGCAGTCACAATTGCTGCTCCGGTAAGTGCCGCAGCTCACGCAGGGCAAATCATGACCAACTACGAAACGGAGACCAACAACGTCTACCCCGGCAGGGCCACCCAGTATACGTACAGTCTGGGCGGCGTCGTACTGCAAAGTGCTACTCTGCCGGCGGCGGCCGATTGGGTCACGCCTTCCAATTATTATGATACCGGCTGGTTTCGCGATAGCTGGAACGAAACGTATACGTACAGCAATTTCGGCCAAATCAGTCAAACAAACGACCCGATGAGCATTCCGCCAACCGCTGCCTGGGCAACGATATCTTCTTTTCAAATCGAAGGCACTATGACTGTCCCGATTCGTGATACGGTCTATCATTATTCCGTTAACGGAACCGATGTTCTGACCGCTGTGAATGCTTTGCTTATTCCGCCAAATGCTCTGTGGGCGTCGCTAGCCTCCTTTAATGATGGCTGGACCCCAAGCAAAAATCATACGTATGCGACGTATACGCTGCAACGGGCGACTCCATCCGTCCAATCGTTCACGATTTCTTCCAATAGCGGACATCCCGTCTATGCGAAGAACGGCGATGAGGTTACGGTTGCGCTGCGGACCGATGTTCCGATTGCTGTACCTGTTCTGAAAATTGGCGGTGTAGAGGTGCCGGTATCGGGAAGCGGCACCAATTGGAGCGCTAGCCTGGAGCTAACGGGCATCGTCGACGAAGGAACGCTGCCGGTGTATGCCACCGTGTATACGGAGGAAGGCACACCTGGCCCGATTCTCTCCGCAACGACAGACGGCTCATTCGTCATCTACGACAATACGAGCCCGGTCGGTGCGCTGTCCATTAATGGGGGAGCGGCTGCCGCTAATTCCGCCAACGTTATTTTGGACGTCACGACGGACGGAACGACTGCCCAGATGCGGTTCTCCAATGACGGGACGGTTTGGAGCGGGTGGGAGACGGTTGCGTTGTCTAAACCATGGACGATGTCGGTCGGCGACGGTGTGAAGACGGTGTATTTGCAGCTTCGTGATGAAGCCGGCAATGTTTCGAATATGTCGGACAGCATTACGCTGGACACGGTTCCGCCTGACGCCGCGCTGACGATTAATAGCGGCGCCGCCTACGCTACTTCAACGGATGTCGGGCTAGCTATCGGCAACCCTGACGGAACGGCCGCTACGATGCAATTCTCGAACGACGGATTGACCTGGAGCGGGTGGGAGCCATATCATGCAACGAAAGCATGGACGCTGGCAGCCGGCGACGGAACGAAGACGGTATATCTGCAATTGCGTGACGCGGCGGGCAACGTAGCGGCTGCAAGCGATGGCATCACGTTGGATACGACTGCGCCAAGCGGGACGCTGGTGATCGACAATGGCGCTCTATACGCGACATCCACGAGTGTAACATTGACGGTCACCTCCGACGATTCGGCTGCTGAGATGCGATTCTCGAACGACGGGACGAGTTGGAGCAGGTGGGAGTCTAATAGCGCGACCAAAGGGTGGACGTTGGCAGCCGGCGACGGTGTGAAAATGGTGCGCTTGCAACTGCGTGACGCAGCCGGCAACATATCAGACGCGAATGACAGCATCACGTTGGATACGACGGCGCCAAGCGGGACGCTGGAGATCGACAATGGCGCGTTGTACGCGAAGACGGACAACGTAACACTAAGTATTGGCTCGGATGACACTGGCGCCGAATTGCGTTTCTCGAACGACGCCACGTTATGGAGCGGCTGGGAGCCATACACTGCAACAAAGACATGGACGCTCGCTTCTGGCGACGGCACAAAGACGGTATATCTGCAGCTACGAGATACGGCAGGTCATATTTCCGCCTATAGTTCTGGTATTCTGCTTGATACGACCCGCCCGGTGGGATCCATCGTCTTGAATGGCGGCGAACTTTTGACAACGGATCCAGCGGTAGTAATCGCCTTAACGGCTGACGATGGAGCCGCGCCTGCATCCGGAGTTGTGGAGGCGAGTATTTCGATCGACGGCGGCGCGACTTGGAGCGCTTGGTCTCATGCCGCTTCCCAGCTTTCGGTTACGTTGTCCGGTTACGGCAACATAACGGTATTAGTCAAGGTTCGGGATGCCGCCGGCAATGAAAGCCTCCCTTTGTCGGACGATATTACGCTGCGTTCGAT carries:
- a CDS encoding glycosyl hydrolase is translated as MKLPDLLRQQFTSANPPRSMFPLLWLHGDPRETEEVLRREVKAMDDAGCGGFIIESRPHNDYLGEGWWRDVEICLDEARRRGMDVWMFDEEYYPSGIAGGKVLEKMPDYRMQVLTKDTILWSSDQGAVETTDFEYDDILKVICVKDISGERFVLPDLKALEASTNKWHLASEDPEQWTIHVIGIKPSWNGRMFDKMVDYLCPEVTDCFIELTYERTKRQFPEYWGTTIKGFFGDETSFENFGSYDVLFGEDTPCFPWSRVLRDTFMESKGYDLIDLIESLWFDSGEKTSEIRVDFMDHITQLFSNNFFRRIQQWCHLNGVQFIGHIVEDNHAHMHHGYGVGHFFRTTKHFDMGGYDFVLRQLDSEQKQSPYEEYFPQFKTYRDGPYPDFFHYTLAKLAQSAAHLEVGTSLVMCENFGAYGWDIGLREMKWLTDWMTARGTNWYVPHAFSPIFPDPDCPPHFYAGGNNPQWPYFRQWGDYANRSCLMLRDANHVASIAVLYPAESHWAGDQDALDGVCKTLMQNQYDFDILSMDLLMDTQRCVLEDDSLRIRNERFNMVILPRIHTLPLRVLNRLQAFIASGGKVVSIDHAFENGTTVELQQLAGLLSETLRPGIETTISFPELRFCHYRKDGLDIFFLNNESVDEMFEDLVGFPVSGVPERWTPMDGKIEKLPLYDRTEARVRVPVRLGPYEAYFIVFKPGDEEGGFHLTTKDVLPSEWHEVVRGEDENIYIVKPHAARSVDNWSVTAIGSPLQQARNPATESIRGLGNWHGISGMETFSGSVVYEASFSIESTELRYRIDLGEAGEIANIEINGQNLIPRICPPYRWELPPELLKHQVNHLRVTVTNTLGPYFTEDHFRRDVPAPSGLIGPVTLTAYERNKIK
- a CDS encoding apiosidase-like domain-containing protein; translated protein: MKIAQNQVIELAFVSKKTYENPYRHVQISMIVEEEGGSRTVPGFWDGGQSWKIRYSSARTGSFRYRTICSDASNPDLHGQEGRMDITPYTGSNPLYRHGPVRKSGDNRYLEHEDGKPFFWLADTWWMSLTKRIKWPEEYKEMASDRVNKGFSVIQIVAGLYPDMHPFDERGANEAGFPWNSDFTEVNPAYFQKADERIAALVEDGLMPCLVGSWGFYLDFAGEAAMKRHWDYLIARYGALPVVWCIAGEASMPFYQNPNLGNKEKMAEYEVATRRGWTEVTRYVKERDPYGRMITIHSTQYGHKEVDDPSLLDLDMLQTGHSSFTSIPNTITTIRNSVARKPRLPAIIAEVCYEGIGGSSYHDIQRFFFWSSVLSGTCGHTYGANGIWQINGTDEPYGRSPYGKSWGNLPWNEAYRLPGSLHVGLGKKLLERYRWWKFESHPEWVEQHADDHRFVASYAAGIPGEVRLIFLPFLEGLLWGGVLVKQIEQDSRYRAYYYDPISGEDHDLGKVVPNEQGEWRSGATTAFQDWVLVLEKEA
- a CDS encoding phosphotransferase family protein, translating into MSSILNVIEKLKLNVSNIEDVPESFSSDVYKLTLASGENVYVKIPFNKDKLFREFQMLETLKGIIPVPKVLDIWYGDESTTGALILSAIQGMPCTGDIDEKLSYQIGVYHAMLHEVKTPGYGYLVTDGFKLLDQNNWRLHIKSNFEKWKEPCKEILDSKLYERCILHFDGVFSALPDPDGPCIVHLDFRPGNILVNGNEVAGIIDFESARGGSSEIDFTKVNRFIWEVNPRTKIPFIEGYQSIRPMLALERVLPFYDIYDAFSAVVWCKNRGIEKNQTFLQENILTLRNSVGY
- a CDS encoding cupin domain-containing protein, translating into MEPMVTNKVTGEQITFLETAKETNGEYLLIEVALPPHGDGPPLHIHDRFEEEFEVISGKLTVTLGKTKYVLEAGDRRIAPIKTPHTFTNDDDEPVVFRVRLTPPSKFEQSVRIHYGLMADGLTDEKGTPKSLAQTALILTLQNTLIVGIPLWLQRCFFGVIVKRARKKGVYAVLEKYTGEKL
- a CDS encoding S-layer homology domain-containing protein — protein: MKNRKGIFSLLAAVTLLLPLIGALAVTIAAPVSAAAHAGQIMTNYETETNNVYPGRATQYTYSLGGVVLQSATLPAAADWVTPSNYYDTGWFRDSWNETYTYSNFGQISQTNDPMSIPPTAAWATISSFQIEGTMTVPIRDTVYHYSVNGTDVLTAVNALLIPPNALWASLASFNDGWTPSKNHTYATYTLQRATPSVQSFTISSNSGHPVYAKNGDEVTVALRTDVPIAVPVLKIGGVEVPVSGSGTNWSASLELTGIVDEGTLPVYATVYTEEGTPGPILSATTDGSFVIYDNTSPVGALSINGGAAAANSANVILDVTTDGTTAQMRFSNDGTVWSGWETVALSKPWTMSVGDGVKTVYLQLRDEAGNVSNMSDSITLDTVPPDAALTINSGAAYATSTDVGLAIGNPDGTAATMQFSNDGLTWSGWEPYHATKAWTLAAGDGTKTVYLQLRDAAGNVAAASDGITLDTTAPSGTLVIDNGALYATSTSVTLTVTSDDSAAEMRFSNDGTSWSRWESNSATKGWTLAAGDGVKMVRLQLRDAAGNISDANDSITLDTTAPSGTLEIDNGALYAKTDNVTLSIGSDDTGAELRFSNDATLWSGWEPYTATKTWTLASGDGTKTVYLQLRDTAGHISAYSSGILLDTTRPVGSIVLNGGELLTTDPAVVIALTADDGAAPASGVVEASISIDGGATWSAWSHAASQLSVTLSGYGNITVLVKVRDAAGNESLPLSDDITLRSIPTVLDGTLNGFEDTPYTFTASDFGYTNDDGSVLDRIVIGTLPGNGRLELNGAAVLAGQSIRLADAGGLAFRPDADWNGITTLSWSAEAAGVASSGSATATIVVAAVNDPPTAEDLSFNTTANNEVNGQLKATDKENAALIYSIVDQPATGKLTLLDSAAGTFSYIPANIGTVTFTYRVSDGTDNSAPATVTIINKQSEQPGQPWQPWLPEQPAGNDNLAAVVGAEKLDHLLQLTQEKTELGNTVTVELKGEQWEHSLGQHDGGKLVIRIRSGPDAGVMQLDASMAKLLAERSLALALELDGRSVTVPAATIVSAAAAVSDPSAVIRIELAAVQQAKADELKGAAERIGAKVTAPSIHVQIYILSNGKHVSQSGINSYVDITYQPEEMAGKHSSTAVLLLPSGELRPLPTLFRTTEGTVVLRIRGLTQGTLALINANVGFKDTDGHWAADAIKRLADRFVVSGVGGGYYEPNRTATRAEFSAILVQALALYDKDSQGARFSDVTEGSWYAEMLGAANQYDLITGYADGTFRPNATITREEAMVILARADSLVGLSTTLTETQVQEALSGYSDAAVVRGWSREAVAQCITQGFMNGIGGELKPGDSVTRAQLALMVEKLLQKAGYI